The Malus domestica chromosome 13, GDT2T_hap1 genome includes a window with the following:
- the LOC103451635 gene encoding glutamine--tRNA ligase, whose protein sequence is MPGKDDAGSSEKEKNLELFLKVGLDERTAKNTIANKKVTANLTAVIHEAAVTDGCNRTVGNLLYTVATKHPANALVHRPTLAQYIVSSKIKTPAQLEAAFSFFATTGPENFEVNKFEEACGVGVEVSEEEIKQTVNEVFEENKAAILEQRYRTNVGDLFAHVRRRHPWADPKIVKQFIDAKLRELLGERTAADDEKVPKKKKEKPAKVEEKVDAVSTPEQPSEEVLNPYSIFPQPLDNYKVHTSVFFSDGSILRCCNTRELLEKHLNRTGGKVLTRFPPEPNGYLHIGHAKAMFIDFGLAKERDGGCYLRFDDTNPEAEKKEYIDHIQEIVKWMGWEPYKITYTSDYFQDLYDFAVELIRRGHAYVDHQTPDEIKEYREKKMNSPWRDRPIAESLKLFEDMRRGLIEEGKATLRMKQDMQSDNFNMYDLIAYRIKFTPHPHAGDKWCIYPSYDYSHCIVDSLEDITHSLCTLEFETRRASYYWLLNALGIYQPYVWEYSRLNVSNTVMSKRKLNRLVTQNWVDGWDDPRLMTLAGLRRRGVTPTAINAFVRGIGITRSDCSMIHLSRLEYHIREELNKTAPRTIAVLHPLKVVITNLEAGTTMDLEARKWPDAQTDDASAFYKVPFSNTVYIDRSDFRLKDSKDYFGLAPGKSVLLRYAFPIKCTDVILADDEETVLEIRAEYDPTKKTKPKGVLHWVSEPSPGVDPLKVEVRLFDRLFLSENPAELEDWLADLNPESKVVIPNAYAVPSLGSAVVGDAFQFERLGYFVVDKDSTPEKLVFNRTVTLRDSYHKGGK, encoded by the exons ATGCCCGGCAAGGACGACGCCGGCTCCTCCGAGAAGGAGAAGAACCTCGAGCTCTTCCTCAAAGTCGGATTGGACGAGCGCACGGCCAAGAACACCATCGCCAACAAAAAAGTCACCGCCAACCTCACCGCCGTCATTCATGAG GCGGCGGTTACTGATGGATGCAATCGAACAGTTGGTAATCTCCTCTACACG GTTGCGACAAAGCACCCAGCAAATGCCCTTGTGCATCGCCCAACATTGGCGCAATACATTGTATCGTCGAAG ATTAAAACCCCTGCCCAGTTAGAAGcggctttttcattttttgcaaCGACGGGGCCAGAGAATTTTGAAGTAAATAAATTTGAAGAAGCTTGTGGTGTTG GTGTTGAAGTTtcagaagaagaaataaaacaaactgTTAATGAGGTTTTTGAGGAGAATAAGGCTGCAATCTTGGAGCAGCGGTATAGAACAAatg TGGGGGATTTGTTTGCACATGTTAGGAGGAGGCATCCGTGGGCTGATCCAAAAATTGTAAAG CAATTTATTGATGCAAAATTGCGTGAATTACTTGGTGAAAGGACAGCAGCAGATGATGAAAAGgttccaaaaaagaaaaaagagaagccTGCTAAAGTAGAG GAAAAAGTTGATGCTGTTTCTACTCCAGAACAGCCATCTGAAGAAGTTCTTAATCCATACTCAATATTCCCTCAGCCATTGGATAATTATAAG GTTCATACTTCTGTTTTCTTTAGTGACGGTTCTATTTTGAGATGTTGCAATACAAGGGAATTGCTTGAGAAACACTTAAACAGGACTGGTGGGAAAGTTTTGACCCGCTTTCCTCCTGAACCGAATGGATATCTACATATAGGTCATGCCAAG GCAATGTTTATCGACTTTGGCCTGGCAAAAGAGAGGGATGGAGGCTGCTACCTACG GTTTGACGATACAAACCCAGAAGCTGAAAAGAAAGAATATATTGATCATATTCAGGAAATTGTGAAGTGGATGGGTTGGGAGCCCTACAAG ATCACTTACACCAGTGACTACTTTCAAGATTTATATGATTTTGCAGTGGAACTCATACGAAGGGGTCATGCATATGTAGATCATCAG ACACCTGACGAGATAAAGGAGTACAGGGAGAAAAAAATGAACAGCCCTTGGCGGGACAGGCCAATTGCAGAGTCATTGAAACTTTTTGAGGATATGAGACGAGGCCTGATTGAAGAAGGCAAAGCAACCCTTAGAATGAAGCAAGACATGCAGAGTGATAACTTTAACATGTATGACCTTATTGCATATCGTATCAAG TTTACACCCCATCCTCATGCTGGAGACAAGTGGTGTATCTATCCAAGTTATGATTATTCTCACTGCATTGTTGATTCTCTTGAGGATATCACACATTCG CTTTGCACACTTGAATTTGAGACTCGCCGTGCTTCGTACTACTGGTTATTAAATGCCCTCGGAATCTATCAACCATATGTATGGGAATACTCACGGCTGAATGTCAGTAACACTGTCATGTCAAAGCGTAAG TTAAATCGACTAGTGACTCAGAACTGGGTTGACGGTTGGGATGACCCACGTCTTATGACACTGGCTGGTTTACGACGCAGGGGTGTTACTCCAACTGCAATAAATGCTTTTGTTAGAGGAATTGGAATCACTAGAAG TGATTGTAGTATGATACACTTAAGTCGCCTTGAGTATCACATAAGAGAGGAGCTAAATAAAACAGCTCCTCGAACGATAGCTGTGCTACATCCCCTCAAG GTGGTTATTACAAACCTGGAAGCTGGCACTACAATGGATCTAGAAGCAAGGAAATGGCCTGATGCTCAGACAGATGATGCATCTGCTTTCTACAAG GTTCCCTTTTCCAATACCGTTTATATTGACCGGTCTGATTTTCGGCTTAAAGATTCAAAGGATTACTTTGGGCTTGCTCCTGGTAAATCTGTCCTACTCAG ATATGCGTTTCCTATCAAGTGCACAGATGTCATATTAGCTGATGATGAGGAAACTGTTCTTGAGATACGGGCTGAGTATGATCCTACAAAGAAGACAAAGCCAAAG GGGGTGCTTCACTGGGTTTCTGAACCTTCTCCAGGGGTTGATCCACTCAAGGTGGAAGTCAGATTGTTTGACCGACTGTTCCTTTCAGAG AATCCTGCTGAGCTCGAAGACTGGCTTGCTGATTTGAATCCAGAGTCCAAGGTGGTAATACCCAATGCATATGCTGTGCCCTCACTTGGAAGTGCTGTTGTTGGGGACGCATTCCAGTTTGAAAGGCTCG GATATTttgtagtcgataaggattcaACTCCTGAGAAGCTCGTCTTCAACCGTACCGTCACGCTGAGAGATAGCTATCACAAGGGCGGGAAGTAG
- the LOC103451638 gene encoding uncharacterized protein: protein MVYIGGSEEEERVAAKSMAMGSERTKALHNFNLPWDLKWGNQRHLRCQKESSEAGGSGGEGSEANRRSSAQRMESSPAVTRRRDLEFEKRKFRAPRPRIENDDAEEGIDAFRQKLMFDLKTAADKMKDAILREEEVAVAGAAAYTDVAAAEEDVEMAEVGESEPPVAPEPEPPEARPWNLRTRRAACKAPMGGGGAKVVRIEEKKANYSPLRSEGNNGVKSPRLVRGASVSGPEKNKEEERPKFSLTLTKKEIEEDFMKMLGHRPLRRPKRRPRNVQKQLDGLFPGTWLTEVSAETYKVPEFPENTKR, encoded by the exons ATGGTGTATATAGGCGGgtcggaggaggaagagagagtggCGGCGAAGTCCATGGCGATGGGTTCCGAGAGGACGAAGGCTCTGCACAATTTCAACTTGCCGTGGGATTTGAAGTGGGGGAACCAGAGGCACCTGCGGTGCCAGAAGGAGAGCTCCGAGGCCGGCGGGAGTGGTGGGGAAGGGTCGGAGGCTAATCGGCGATCGTCGGCTCAGAGGATGGAGAGCTCTCCGGCGGTGACTCGGCGGAGGGATTTGGAGTTCGAGAAGCGGAAGTTTCGGGCCCCGAGGCCGAGGATCGAAAACGACGACGCGGAGGAAGGGATCGATGCGTTTAGGCAGAAGCTCATGTTTGATCTCAAGACGGCGGCGGATAAGATGAAAGACGCGATTTTGAGGGAGGAGGAGGTGGCAGTGGCGGGGGCGGCTGCTTATACTGACGTGGCGGCGGCAGAGGAGGATGTTGAGATGGCGGAGGTTGGCGAATCGGAACCTCCGGTGGCGCCGGAGCCAGAGCCGCCGGAGGCGAGGCCGTGGAATCTGAGGACGAGGAGGGCGGCTTGCAAGGCTCCAATGGGCGGCGGCGGCGCTAAGGTGGTGAGAATCGAGGAAAAGAAGGCGAATTACTCGCCGTTGAGGAGTGAGGGTAACAATGGCGTGAAGTCGCCGAGGCTGGTGAGAGGGGCTTCGGTTTCGGGTCCAGAGAAGAATAAGGAGGAGGAGAGGCCCAAATTCTCGTTGACGCTCACCAAGAAGGAGATCGAGGAAGATTTCATGAAGATGCTCGGCCACCGCCCTCTCCGACGCCCAAAGAGGCGGCCAAGAAATGTTCAGAAGCAATTGGAT GGTTTGTTTCCCGGTACGTGGTTGACGGAGGTCTCGGCGGAGACGTACAAGGTTCCTGAGTTCCCTGAAAATACAAAG AGGTAG
- the LOC103451634 gene encoding MYB-like transcription factor EOBI has product MAAPRNPNEENELRKGPWTLEEDNLLIHYIANHGEGHWNYLAKFAGLKRTGKSCRLRWLNYLKPDIKRGNLTPQEQLLILELHSKWGNRWSKIAQHLPGRTDNEIKNYWRTRVQKQARQLNIESNSVQFLDAVRGFWMPILLQKMKQSSRSSTLSPSQNSASPSLSPNHTVPSVPLPTSPPGNVTNMFDNYHMSGNSNLATVPSNILSSESLISQVPQMAEQSTSLYPAFDHIGYSSLSPDGSYYVDNSSYDMEGLSLDPVSAMGNYDNSQFDCQMVGNDWVLDTITDNLWNMDGM; this is encoded by the exons ATGGCTGCtcctagaaaccctaatgaagaaaatgagCTCAGAAAAGGGCCTTGGACTCTTGAGGAAGACAATCTGCTTATACATTACATCGCGAACCACGGCGAAGGCCATTGGAACTATTTAGCAAAATTTGCAG GATTGAAGAGGACCGGAAAAAGCTGCAGATTGAGATGGCTAAATTACTTAAAACCCGACATTAAGCGCGGCAACCTTACTCCGCAAGAACAGCTCTTGATCCTTGAACTCCACTCTAAGTGGGGTAACAG GTGGTCTAAAATTGCGCAGCATTTGCCGGGGAGAACAGACAATGAGATAAAGAACTATTGGAGAACAAGAGTGCAAAAACAGGCGCGCCAACTGAACATCGAGTCGAACAGCGTGCAATTTCTCGACGCAGTTCGGGGTTTCTGGATGCCGATTCTGCTGCAAAAGATGAAGCAATCTTCTCGTTCTTCAACCTTGAGCCCTTCTCAGAACTCTGCATCTCCTTCTCTGTCGCCAAATCACACAGTTCCTTCCGTACCACTCCCAACTTCTCCACCTGGCAATGtgacaaacatgtttgacaacTACCACATGAGTGGAAATTCCAATCTTGCCACCGTCCCAAGTAATATTCTTTCGTCGGAATCTCTTATTTCACAGGTGCCGCAAATGGCAGAACAGTCGACGAGTTTATACCCTGCATTTGACCACATTGGATACAGCAGCTTAAGTCCAGATGGCAGTTACTATGTGGACAACAGTAGCTATGACATGGAGGGTCTCAGCCTGGACCCTGTTTCGGCAATGGGCAATTATGACAATTCACAGTTTGATTGCCAGATGGTAGGAAATGATTGGGTGTTGGACACCATCACTGACAATTTATGGAACATGGACGGGATGTGA
- the LOC103451636 gene encoding mannose-6-phosphate isomerase 1-like isoform X1 has product MEPPWDKSMKKKRKRSRRPVRLRCSVKNYDWGIVGRNSKVARLFALNSGSDIDPGKPYAEFWIGTHESGPSYADSGSEPLSLKAWISQDPSVLGDKVVEKWGADLPFLFKVLSVGKALSIQAHPDKELARVLHKLHPSVFRDDNHKPEMALALTEFEALCGFISVKELKDMLNSVPEIAELVVVGDAERIVLGSEHHENGIAKTDIESVFTRLMLLSKDTIAEMISRLKRRLNLEKKKRHLTVKEQLVLRLESQYPDDVGAIAAFFLNYVKLNRGEAISLGPNEPHAYISGECIECMATSDNVVRAGLTSKPLDVQTLLSMLEYRQGSPEIMQGVSLNPYTTRYLPPFEEFEVDCCNLPHSASVVFPSVLGPSLFLFTAGKGHFDASLSEDDIVMEGDDIVEEGEVFFVPANTKISITAKSTELQLYRVGVNSRIFRDL; this is encoded by the exons ATGGAGCCGCCGTGGGACAAGAGCATGAAGAAGAAGCGGAAGCGGAGCCGCCGCCCCGTCAGGCTGAGATGCTCCGTCAAGAATTACGATTGGGGCATTGTCGGCCGCAATTCCAAGGTCGCCAGGCTTTTCGCGCTCAATTCCGGGTCTGACATCGACCCGGGCAAGCCGTACGCGGAGTTCTGGATCGGAACTCATGAATCTGGGCCGTCGTATGCGGATTCCGGGTCGGAGCCCTTGAGTCTCAAGGCCTGGATCTCGCAGGATCCTAGTGTGCTTGGAGACAAGGTGGTTGAAAAATGGGGTGCTGATCTTCCGTTTTTGTTTAAG GTGCTTTCGGTTGGGAAGGCGTTGTCGATACAGGCTCATCCGGATAAAGAACTGGCTAGGGTGTTGCACAAGTTACACCCCAGTGTTTTCCGAGATGACAATCACAAGCCTGAAATGGCATTGGCATTGACGGAATTCGAGGCTCTTTGTGGGTTTATCAGTGTCAAG GAGCTTAAGGACATGCTTAATAGTGTTCCCGAGATTGCAGAATTGGTTGTGGTTGGAGATGCAGAGCGAATTGTACTTGGTAGTGAGCACCATGAGAATGGGATAGCCAAAACAGATATAGAATCCGTCTTCACTCGACTTATGTTACTAAGTAAAGATACAATTGCTGAGATGATTTCTAGACTGAAAAGACGCCTTAATCTAGAGAAAAAG AAAAGGCATTTGACGGTTAAAGAACAACTGGTACTCAGATTGGAGAGTCAATATCCAGATGATGTGGGTGCAATAGCAGCGTTTTTTCTTAACTATGTGAAGCTGAACCGTGGTGAAGCAATAAGTCTTGGGCCAAATGAACCTCATGCATATATTTCTGGTGAATGCATTGAGTGTATGGCAACTTCTGACAATGTTGTTCGTGCTGGCCTTACCTCAAAACCATTGGATGTCCAAACACTTCTTTCTATGCTCGAATATAGACAG GGTTCTCCTGAAATTATGCAAGGCGTTTCTTTGAATCCATACACAACAAGGTATCTCCCACCTTTTGAAGAATTTGAAGTTGACTGCTGTAACCTTCCTCACTCTGCATCGGTGGTTTTTCCTTCAGTCCTAGGACCATCCCTCTTCCTGTTTACTGCCGGGAAAGGACATTTCGATGCAAGtctgtctgaggatgatatAGTGATGGAGGGTGATGATATAGTTGAAGAGGGTGAGGTTTTCTTTGTGCCTGCCAACACGAAGATTAGCATTACCGCCAAATCAACAGAACTACAATTGTACAGGGTGGGAGTGAACAGCAGAATATTTAGGGATTTGTAG
- the LOC103451642 gene encoding transcription factor bHLH75-like, which translates to MELIDNLCDLETSLGTNIHHEIMALSGNDTSLTTDDYHQPQPDDHQLPINFTQHIQSFSQISDDPNHDDILVAHSTAHLMNGDFRQETGKGKSLGGRKRKNSEKDGEKLKEVIHVRAKRGQATDSHSLAERLRREKINERLRCLQNLVPGCYKTMGMAVMLDVVCSYVQSLQNQIEFLSMKLSAASAYYDFNTPGVDAVDAMQQQQGTSTAYPEVQEMVVRSEGYGGLPHYNNATWPI; encoded by the exons ATGGAACTCATAGACAATCTCTGTGATTTGGAGACTAGTCTTGGCACCAATATTCATCATGAAATCATGGCCCTCTCGGGCAATGACACCTCCCTTACTACCGATGATTATCATCAGCCACAACCTGATGATCATCAGCTCCCTATCAACTTCACTCAACACATTCAAAGCTTTTCTCAAATTTCTGATGATCCAAATCATGACGATATCTTAGTTGCTCATTCCACAGCTCATCTCATGAATGGAGATTTTCGCCAAGAAACCGGAAAAGGAAAG TCGTTaggaggaagaaagagaaagaatagTGAAAAGGATGGAGAGAAACTAAAAGAAGTAATTCATGTGAGAGCTAAGAGAGGCCAAGCTACCGATAGCCACAGTTTGGCAGAAAGG ctaagaagagagaaaataaacGAGAGGCTGAGATGCCTGCAAAATCTGGTTCCAGGCTGCTACAAG ACAATGGGAATGGCAGTAATGCTGGATGTGGTTTGCAGTTACGTTCAGTCACTGCAGAACCAAATTGAG TTTCTGTCAATGAAACTTTCTGCAGCAAGTGCGTATTATGATTTCAATACACCAGGTGTGGATGCTGTGGACGCAATGCAACAGCAGCAG GGGACAAGTACTGCATATCCGGAGGTACAAGAGATGGTAGTAAGATCAGAAGGGTATGGAGGACTTCCTCACTACAACAACGCAACATGGCCTATTTGA
- the LOC103451636 gene encoding mannose-6-phosphate isomerase 1-like isoform X2 yields MEPPWDKSMKKKRKRSRRPVRLRCSVKNYDWGIVGRNSKVARLFALNSGSDIDPGKPYAEFWIGTHESGPSYADSGSEPLSLKAWISQDPSVLGDKVVEKWGADLPFLFKVLSVGKALSIQAHPDKELARVLHKLHPSVFRDDNHKPEMALALTEFEALCGFISVKELKDMLNSVPEIAELVVVGDAERIVLGSEHHENGIAKTDIESVFTRLMLLSKDTIAEMISRLKRRLNLEKKKRHLTVKEQLVLRLESQYPDDVGAIAAFFLNYVKLNRGEAISLGPNEPHAYISGECIECMATSDNVVRAGLTSKPLDVQTLLSMLEYRQGSPEIMQGVSLNPYTTSPRTIPLPVYCRERTFRCKSV; encoded by the exons ATGGAGCCGCCGTGGGACAAGAGCATGAAGAAGAAGCGGAAGCGGAGCCGCCGCCCCGTCAGGCTGAGATGCTCCGTCAAGAATTACGATTGGGGCATTGTCGGCCGCAATTCCAAGGTCGCCAGGCTTTTCGCGCTCAATTCCGGGTCTGACATCGACCCGGGCAAGCCGTACGCGGAGTTCTGGATCGGAACTCATGAATCTGGGCCGTCGTATGCGGATTCCGGGTCGGAGCCCTTGAGTCTCAAGGCCTGGATCTCGCAGGATCCTAGTGTGCTTGGAGACAAGGTGGTTGAAAAATGGGGTGCTGATCTTCCGTTTTTGTTTAAG GTGCTTTCGGTTGGGAAGGCGTTGTCGATACAGGCTCATCCGGATAAAGAACTGGCTAGGGTGTTGCACAAGTTACACCCCAGTGTTTTCCGAGATGACAATCACAAGCCTGAAATGGCATTGGCATTGACGGAATTCGAGGCTCTTTGTGGGTTTATCAGTGTCAAG GAGCTTAAGGACATGCTTAATAGTGTTCCCGAGATTGCAGAATTGGTTGTGGTTGGAGATGCAGAGCGAATTGTACTTGGTAGTGAGCACCATGAGAATGGGATAGCCAAAACAGATATAGAATCCGTCTTCACTCGACTTATGTTACTAAGTAAAGATACAATTGCTGAGATGATTTCTAGACTGAAAAGACGCCTTAATCTAGAGAAAAAG AAAAGGCATTTGACGGTTAAAGAACAACTGGTACTCAGATTGGAGAGTCAATATCCAGATGATGTGGGTGCAATAGCAGCGTTTTTTCTTAACTATGTGAAGCTGAACCGTGGTGAAGCAATAAGTCTTGGGCCAAATGAACCTCATGCATATATTTCTGGTGAATGCATTGAGTGTATGGCAACTTCTGACAATGTTGTTCGTGCTGGCCTTACCTCAAAACCATTGGATGTCCAAACACTTCTTTCTATGCTCGAATATAGACAG GGTTCTCCTGAAATTATGCAAGGCGTTTCTTTGAATCCATACACAACAAG TCCTAGGACCATCCCTCTTCCTGTTTACTGCCGGGAAAGGACATTTCGATGCAAGtctgtctga